One region of Armigeres subalbatus isolate Guangzhou_Male chromosome 3, GZ_Asu_2, whole genome shotgun sequence genomic DNA includes:
- the LOC134221905 gene encoding uncharacterized protein LOC134221905: MCSSSQIISIFLFVVFLVSTCSANCNETESSLPDCDAESRQKRFLSFPVNGGLVKAVFGVAIPVAFNHKLKRSLNGGVNLQANYRLLQNIIWPVPEDIFTNRLNNDFEDDSRPQLYRVLENVLDTQGKNGRNCIMKTICDIAEAPLSHNGLLGEMIDLIFTPTEDDKLDEEYHMARKYGMNGVSCSGVYKECQLGHGLLDALSTIVTPLTNIELN; this comes from the exons ATGTGCTCCTCGTCGCAAATTATCTCCATATTTTTGTTCGTGGTGTTTCTCGTTTCGACATGCAGTGCGAACTGTAACGAAACGGAGTCATCACTGCCGGACTGTGATGCCGAATCGCGCCAAAAACGATTTCTATCCTTTCCCGTCAACGGAGGACTAGTAAAAGCGGTTTTCGGTGTGGCCATTCCGGTCGCTTTCAATCACAAGCTGAAAAGAAGTTTGAACGGAGGCGTGAATCTTCAGGCCAACTATCGACTCCTGCAAAATATTATTTGGCCGGTCCCAGAGGACATTTTCACGAACCGGTTGAACAACGACTTCGAAGACGATAGCCGACCGCAGCTGTATCGCGTATTGGAAAATGTCTTGGACACTCAAGGCAAGAACGGACGAAACTGTATAATGAAGACAATTTGTGATATAGCTGAGGCGCCGTTGTCGCATAATGGATTGCTCGGGGAGATGATAGATTTGATTTTCAC ACCAACCGAAGACGATAAACTTGACGAAGAGTACCATATGGCTCGGAAGTATGGAATGAATGGAGTTAGTTGCTCAGGAGTGTACAAAGAATGTCAACTCGGACATGGTCTGCTTGATGCACTTAGTACTATTGTAACCCCGTTGACGAATATTGAGCTCAATTAG